A region of Nitrospirota bacterium DNA encodes the following proteins:
- a CDS encoding N-acetyl-gamma-glutamyl-phosphate reductase, with protein MKKSDIHKLKVGICGASGYTGIELLRILALHPHVEVTAVTSEKSAGKKLQEVFPSLSAYPNHTFEPMDREHLLHKADLFFLALPHGASQEAVHYFFSKGKKVIDLSADYRIHDADIYAAWYGLLHNYKDTLKKAVYGLPEIYRKKIQKARLIANPGCYPTSAILGLMPALKQGIIDPATITIDSKSGTSGAGRKADLGVSFCEVNEGFKAYGIATHRHTPEIEQEISALAGKKVMANFTPHLLPVDRGILSTIYARLTKKIDTAAVLGLYRKAYAREPFVRVLSGEMLPNIKHVRGTNTCEIGVRTNARTNTLIIVSAIDNLVKGASGQAVHNMNLMMGFDETEGISQLALFP; from the coding sequence AAAATCTGATATACATAAACTGAAGGTCGGGATATGCGGTGCAAGCGGTTACACGGGCATTGAACTGCTCAGGATCCTTGCGCTCCATCCTCATGTCGAGGTAACTGCGGTCACGTCTGAAAAGTCTGCAGGCAAAAAACTGCAGGAGGTATTCCCCTCCCTCTCTGCTTACCCTAATCATACGTTCGAGCCGATGGACAGGGAACACCTTCTGCATAAGGCAGATCTCTTCTTCCTGGCGCTTCCTCACGGCGCTTCGCAGGAGGCTGTGCATTATTTTTTCAGTAAGGGGAAGAAGGTAATAGACCTTTCGGCAGATTACCGGATCCATGATGCAGACATCTATGCAGCGTGGTATGGCCTTCTGCATAACTACAAGGATACGCTCAAGAAGGCTGTGTATGGGCTTCCCGAGATCTACCGGAAAAAGATACAAAAAGCACGGCTCATCGCAAATCCGGGATGCTACCCGACCAGCGCGATCCTTGGACTGATGCCTGCCCTGAAGCAGGGGATCATTGACCCTGCAACGATCACCATTGACTCAAAATCAGGCACGAGCGGTGCAGGCAGAAAGGCTGATCTTGGAGTCTCTTTTTGCGAGGTGAACGAAGGGTTCAAGGCATATGGCATTGCAACGCACCGGCACACGCCTGAGATCGAACAGGAAATATCGGCTCTTGCCGGCAAAAAGGTGATGGCCAATTTCACACCGCATCTTCTTCCTGTTGACCGGGGTATCCTCTCTACGATCTATGCCAGACTGACAAAAAAGATCGATACAGCGGCCGTGCTGGGCCTCTACCGCAAGGCATACGCAAGGGAACCGTTTGTGCGGGTCCTTTCCGGGGAGATGCTGCCTAACATAAAACATGTCCGGGGGACGAACACGTGCGAGATCGGCGTCAGGACCAATGCACGGACGAACACGCTCATTATCGTGTCTGCCATTGACAATCTGGTCAAAGGCGCTTCAGGACAGGCTGTGCATAACATGAACCTCATGATGGGATTTGATGAGACTGAAGGCATATCCCAGCTTGCCCTTTTCCCTTAA
- a CDS encoding metallophosphoesterase family protein yields the protein MTDQNRAARQCTIGVISDTHGLLRPQAVGALEGSDLIVHAGDIGSPEVLNRLKTIAPLFAVRGNTDHGPWLKGIPVAESVQWCGFFFHILHDLARLDLDPQAAGMHILISGHTHIPAITRKQGILYLNPGSAGPRRFSLPITLGRITIKKKELSPEIISLEQ from the coding sequence ATGACAGATCAGAACAGGGCAGCCCGGCAGTGCACCATCGGCGTGATCTCCGACACTCACGGGCTTTTACGGCCCCAGGCGGTCGGTGCTCTTGAAGGCTCAGATCTCATTGTTCACGCAGGAGACATCGGCAGCCCTGAGGTCCTCAACAGGCTGAAGACAATCGCCCCGCTGTTTGCCGTCCGCGGCAACACTGACCACGGCCCCTGGCTTAAAGGCATCCCGGTCGCGGAGAGCGTTCAATGGTGCGGATTCTTTTTCCATATTCTCCATGACCTTGCCAGGCTTGATCTTGATCCCCAGGCAGCCGGCATGCATATCCTGATCAGCGGCCACACCCATATTCCCGCCATTACAAGGAAGCAGGGGATCCTTTATCTGAATCCGGGCAGCGCCGGACCGCGGCGCTTTTCACTTCCGATCACGCTCGGCCGCATAACTATTAAGAAGAAGGAGCTGTCACCGGAGATCATAAGCCTGGAGCAGTAA
- a CDS encoding GHKL domain-containing protein, whose translation MIVPTKKRLARIFTSVILIFNAIILIVSYVFLHQSIMSGAKRHMREDIQSEFLDQYRRSGLDPIKNLWDEHFFQILNKDGGVVVSTRNSVNFYPELDTVLLNKAFNGKNTFTVQKIGYNDFMISYFPLDGTYVGRAAMSLTETRKYRKNFLYMMLIALPAMFLFSYLTSRFLVNHAMEKISDFFTFQETFSSNVTHELRSPLASLKGNLEVTLRKERSIEDYKDTLQLSLREVDRIIGLLNNLYLLASSKFKLLDLFKNEVDIVKIVGAVAKTYTALLADQGILFTLSGSDSALCHCDEVLIRRTIENLMDNAVKYTPASGSITMAIQKDERKISITITNTCKTLDHSDLKHIFDPFYRGRNTKNAQIEGKGLGLYISRYIIRSHGGDIKVNNTYGNLFSLTVTIPLK comes from the coding sequence ATGATCGTTCCCACAAAAAAGAGGCTTGCGCGAATCTTCACATCTGTTATTCTGATCTTCAATGCCATCATCCTGATCGTAAGCTATGTCTTCCTGCATCAGAGCATCATGAGCGGGGCGAAGCGCCACATGAGAGAGGACATACAGAGCGAGTTTCTCGACCAATACAGGCGGTCAGGTCTTGATCCCATAAAAAACCTCTGGGATGAGCATTTCTTCCAGATACTGAATAAAGATGGCGGCGTGGTGGTGTCAACAAGGAACTCTGTGAATTTCTATCCTGAACTCGATACGGTCCTTCTGAATAAGGCATTTAACGGAAAAAATACCTTCACGGTTCAGAAGATAGGGTACAACGACTTCATGATCTCCTATTTCCCCCTTGATGGGACGTATGTAGGACGAGCGGCCATGTCGCTGACCGAGACACGAAAGTACCGGAAGAACTTTCTCTACATGATGCTGATAGCGCTGCCTGCCATGTTCCTGTTCTCCTATCTGACCAGCCGTTTTCTTGTGAATCACGCGATGGAGAAGATATCCGATTTCTTTACGTTCCAGGAGACGTTCTCCTCAAATGTTACGCACGAATTGCGGTCTCCGCTCGCATCACTAAAGGGCAATCTTGAGGTGACCCTCAGAAAGGAACGATCGATCGAGGATTACAAGGACACTCTTCAGCTCAGTCTGAGGGAAGTGGACCGTATTATTGGCCTGCTGAATAACCTCTATCTCCTTGCTTCATCCAAGTTCAAACTTCTGGATTTGTTCAAAAACGAAGTTGATATTGTGAAGATCGTCGGTGCGGTGGCAAAAACCTATACTGCGCTATTGGCAGACCAGGGGATACTATTTACGCTGTCAGGTTCAGATTCAGCTCTTTGTCACTGTGACGAGGTCCTCATACGAAGGACGATCGAGAACCTTATGGATAATGCCGTCAAATACACGCCTGCGTCCGGCTCCATTACCATGGCAATTCAGAAGGACGAGAGAAAGATATCCATAACGATCACGAATACCTGCAAAACTTTAGATCATAGCGATCTGAAACATATCTTTGATCCTTTCTACCGCGGAAGAAATACGAAGAACGCACAAATCGAAGGAAAAGGGCTTGGCCTCTACATCTCACGCTACATCATTCGTTCTCACGGAGGAGATATCAAGGTGAACAATACCTATGGCAATCTCTTCTCCCTGACCGTTACGATCCCTCTCAAGTAG
- a CDS encoding response regulator transcription factor, whose product MRILLVEDEKGVANFIKKGLEEEHYTIDHGVDAEEGLSFVGVNEYDMIILDIMLPNMSGIELCREIRKKGIQSPIMMLTARDTIDDKVTGLDSGADDYMTKPFSFDEFLARVRALLRRKQDKLTELICGELKIDALAHRAFVGGKEILLRPKEYAILVYLLRNRGRVLSRTQILENVWGYDFNPNTNIVDVHIKSLRERLDEANILNLIRSVRGVGYMIDN is encoded by the coding sequence ATGAGAATACTACTGGTCGAAGATGAAAAAGGTGTAGCGAACTTTATCAAAAAGGGGCTGGAGGAGGAGCACTATACGATCGACCATGGTGTCGATGCGGAAGAGGGGCTCAGTTTTGTCGGGGTTAACGAGTACGACATGATCATTCTCGACATTATGCTCCCCAACATGAGCGGCATCGAGCTCTGCAGGGAGATCAGAAAAAAAGGCATTCAGTCGCCTATTATGATGCTTACTGCGCGGGATACGATTGATGATAAAGTCACCGGTCTTGACAGCGGAGCCGATGATTACATGACCAAACCGTTTTCCTTTGATGAATTCCTTGCGCGTGTGCGGGCATTGCTTCGCCGCAAGCAGGATAAACTGACCGAGCTCATCTGCGGGGAACTGAAGATCGACGCACTTGCGCACAGGGCATTTGTGGGCGGCAAAGAGATCCTGCTCAGACCAAAGGAATATGCCATTCTGGTCTATCTTCTCAGGAACAGGGGCCGTGTGCTTTCCCGTACCCAGATCCTTGAAAATGTCTGGGGATATGATTTCAATCCGAACACAAACATTGTTGATGTACATATCAAGTCGCTCAGGGAGCGGCTTGACGAAGCGAATATCCTGAACCTTATACGAAGTGTACGGGGAGTCGGATATATGATTGACAACTGA
- a CDS encoding glycine zipper 2TM domain-containing protein: MKTMICIAILLGLGGMMSGCTPYHAQGVSTGAAVGGTAGAILDHRNPWRGGVIGGLIGAITGATIADVGYRGGREAYYHDRPVEYYTEDRRGRYYAEPRGYNERTRCRIVRERVWEDNRLVRDEEREICEDRKYEPRW; the protein is encoded by the coding sequence ATGAAAACAATGATCTGTATTGCGATACTGCTCGGTCTGGGCGGTATGATGTCAGGATGCACTCCCTATCATGCGCAGGGTGTCAGCACGGGCGCAGCTGTTGGCGGTACTGCCGGAGCGATCCTGGATCACAGGAACCCCTGGCGGGGAGGAGTGATCGGCGGCCTGATCGGTGCAATTACCGGAGCAACGATTGCTGATGTTGGCTACCGCGGCGGACGCGAGGCATACTATCATGACAGGCCGGTTGAGTATTACACGGAAGACCGTCGCGGACGGTATTATGCCGAGCCCCGGGGATACAATGAGAGAACCAGATGCAGAATTGTGCGTGAGAGGGTCTGGGAGGACAACAGGCTGGTCAGGGACGAAGAGCGGGAAATTTGTGAAGACCGGAAATACGAGCCGAGATGGTAA
- a CDS encoding DUF134 domain-containing protein, translated as MSPRCKKPRTCACTFKGKAFKPVGIPLAEIEKIMLYPDELEALKLCDVDGLSQEEAGNRMGISRGTVQRILASARQKAASALTQCKALVLEKTVCKKGETQ; from the coding sequence ATGTCCCCGAGATGTAAGAAGCCCCGGACCTGCGCCTGCACATTCAAGGGGAAGGCCTTTAAGCCCGTTGGCATCCCCCTGGCAGAAATTGAAAAGATCATGCTCTATCCTGACGAACTTGAAGCCCTGAAGCTCTGCGACGTTGACGGCCTCTCCCAGGAAGAGGCAGGCAACAGGATGGGCATATCCCGTGGAACTGTGCAGAGGATCCTTGCCAGTGCGCGCCAGAAAGCGGCCAGCGCTCTTACCCAGTGCAAAGCGCTCGTCCTTGAAAAAACCGTCTGCAAAAAAGGAGAAACACAATGA
- a CDS encoding diguanylate cyclase, with the protein MKVCFPVKDSPSLESEVYGHFGSAPAFVLVDTDNNDLKVIANADQHHTHGMCSPIRALGGHDIDCVVVGGIGGGALTKLNQSGIKVYKAAARTVTENLALFTAGSLSPFVPGHVCGGHANGSACSHH; encoded by the coding sequence ATGAAAGTATGCTTCCCGGTTAAAGACTCACCCTCTCTTGAAAGCGAAGTGTACGGACACTTCGGCTCAGCTCCCGCATTTGTACTTGTTGATACGGATAACAATGACCTGAAGGTAATCGCTAATGCAGATCAGCATCATACTCACGGCATGTGCAGTCCGATCAGGGCATTAGGCGGCCATGATATTGACTGCGTTGTTGTCGGCGGTATCGGAGGCGGCGCGCTCACGAAGCTCAATCAATCAGGGATCAAAGTTTATAAGGCAGCGGCAAGGACCGTAACGGAGAACCTTGCCCTTTTCACTGCCGGCAGCCTGTCCCCCTTTGTGCCGGGACATGTTTGCGGCGGACATGCAAACGGCTCGGCCTGCTCACATCACTAA
- a CDS encoding DsrE family protein, giving the protein MDKKKFVFIITQSYDRPDLVAGAFQLATNMKAFDAEIDFFLMDNGALLGKKGFAETLTYQKKDEFSPLHQLMNTLIEDFDCKFYICASCVKHYELDKTELIRNASVKPGSYLGEMLMERQGLTF; this is encoded by the coding sequence ATGGATAAAAAGAAATTCGTTTTCATCATCACCCAGTCCTATGACCGGCCAGACCTTGTGGCAGGCGCATTTCAGCTCGCAACCAACATGAAGGCCTTTGATGCAGAAATAGACTTCTTTCTTATGGATAACGGCGCGCTGTTAGGCAAAAAAGGTTTTGCCGAGACGCTCACGTATCAGAAAAAAGACGAGTTCTCACCCCTGCATCAGCTTATGAACACACTTATCGAGGACTTTGACTGCAAATTCTACATCTGCGCATCATGCGTAAAACACTATGAGCTGGACAAGACTGAACTGATCAGGAACGCGTCGGTCAAACCCGGTTCGTATTTGGGCGAGATGCTTATGGAGCGCCAAGGGCTTACGTTCTAA
- a CDS encoding ABC transporter permease, with the protein MIETNVIYVIVAREFKKFIREKSRLVSTLARPLLWLFLIGGGMSRLVPGGENVSYIQFIFPGILGMTILFSAIFSSISIIWDKEFGFMKEILVAPVSRFSVVVGKATSGMVLSTFQAIIVLCLFPIIGLRLDPMQVLGVILVSAILSFALAAFGILLASFYDSYESFSVIMNFIVMPMFFLSGAMYPVKLLPAVLKFLSKLNPLTYGVDALKNIVFPHETGRMSADFSLSLDMLVITGLAVVFVLVAGKVFERKQ; encoded by the coding sequence ATGATAGAGACTAATGTTATCTATGTGATCGTTGCCCGTGAATTCAAGAAATTCATCAGGGAAAAGTCCAGACTCGTCTCAACGCTTGCCCGCCCGCTGCTCTGGCTCTTTCTTATCGGCGGCGGCATGTCGCGTCTCGTTCCGGGCGGCGAGAATGTTTCATACATACAGTTCATATTCCCCGGCATCCTCGGCATGACCATTCTCTTCAGTGCGATCTTCTCTTCCATCTCGATCATATGGGACAAGGAGTTCGGGTTCATGAAAGAGATCCTTGTGGCGCCTGTATCCAGGTTTTCTGTCGTGGTCGGCAAGGCAACCAGCGGCATGGTGCTCTCCACATTCCAGGCCATTATCGTACTCTGCCTCTTCCCGATTATCGGACTCAGACTTGACCCAATGCAGGTGTTAGGCGTGATCCTTGTCTCGGCGATCCTTTCTTTTGCTCTCGCAGCCTTTGGAATTTTGCTTGCATCCTTTTATGACAGTTATGAGAGCTTCAGCGTGATCATGAACTTTATTGTGATGCCGATGTTCTTCCTGTCCGGCGCCATGTATCCGGTCAAGCTCCTTCCGGCGGTGCTGAAGTTCCTTTCAAAGCTGAACCCGCTCACCTACGGTGTTGATGCGCTGAAGAACATTGTCTTTCCGCATGAGACCGGACGGATGAGCGCAGACTTTTCGCTCTCACTGGATATGCTCGTTATAACCGGCCTGGCAGTGGTATTTGTGCTTGTGGCAGGCAAGGTGTTCGAGCGAAAGCAGTAA
- a CDS encoding ABC transporter ATP-binding protein — MAMIRVENLVKKFGNITAVDDVSFDVEEGTIFGFLGPNGAGKTTTISILCTLLGPTSGKTFINGFDCNQESSKVRSAIGIVFQDSSLDKDLTARENLVFHAYLYNVPKSDRKQRVEEALQFAGLTDRADDLVKKFSGGMKRRLEVARGLIHRPKVLFLDEPTLGLDPQSRASLWEFIKGLQEKHKVTIFMTTHYMEEAEVCDNIAIIDKGRIIASGTPAELKKIVGGDVIYLKTTDNRKAMEDIRKLFETDVSEKDGEIFISAMKGEACIPALIREVGESVLSVRMQRPTLNDVFLKLTGKEIREGNGSANDDIKSMVRSYRKRHDRD; from the coding sequence ATGGCGATGATACGAGTCGAGAACCTGGTAAAGAAGTTCGGAAATATAACCGCAGTAGATGATGTCTCCTTTGATGTTGAAGAGGGTACGATCTTCGGCTTTCTCGGCCCAAACGGCGCTGGCAAGACGACCACGATCAGCATTCTCTGCACCCTGCTTGGACCGACATCAGGCAAAACTTTTATCAATGGCTTTGACTGCAACCAGGAATCGTCAAAGGTGAGAAGCGCTATCGGCATTGTCTTTCAGGACAGCTCTCTCGACAAGGACCTCACCGCGCGGGAGAACCTGGTCTTTCATGCGTACCTGTACAATGTCCCAAAGTCGGATCGGAAGCAGAGGGTGGAGGAAGCCCTGCAGTTTGCAGGTCTTACAGACCGTGCGGACGACCTGGTAAAGAAATTCTCAGGAGGCATGAAACGGAGGCTTGAGGTTGCACGCGGTCTTATCCACAGGCCAAAGGTGCTTTTCCTTGACGAACCTACACTTGGCCTTGACCCCCAGAGCAGGGCAAGCCTCTGGGAGTTCATCAAGGGCCTGCAGGAAAAGCATAAGGTAACGATCTTCATGACCACGCATTATATGGAGGAGGCAGAGGTCTGCGACAACATAGCGATCATTGATAAGGGCAGGATCATCGCCTCAGGCACACCTGCTGAACTGAAGAAGATCGTCGGCGGCGACGTGATCTATCTCAAGACAACGGACAACAGAAAGGCGATGGAAGATATCAGAAAGCTTTTTGAGACGGATGTCTCCGAGAAGGATGGCGAGATCTTTATCTCTGCCATGAAGGGAGAGGCCTGCATCCCGGCCTTGATCCGTGAGGTCGGCGAGAGCGTGCTTTCCGTGCGTATGCAGAGGCCGACGCTGAACGATGTTTTTCTGAAACTCACCGGCAAAGAGATCCGCGAAGGGAATGGTTCAGCCAATGACGATATTAAATCCATGGTGCGCTCATACAGGAAACGGCATGATAGAGACTAA